A portion of the Thunnus albacares chromosome 23, fThuAlb1.1, whole genome shotgun sequence genome contains these proteins:
- the tmpoa gene encoding thymopoietin a isoform X1: MPEYLEDPSSLTKDKLKSELLAHNVELPSGNPTKDVYVQLYLKNLTAQNKQRVTAATLDAFSSDEELPPPVVSSRSRSSGRKATRKTDKVRPDELDVTLLSDEGLRDELFKHGVDVGPIVASTRKLYEKKLQKLLDDGPAQPAKPLLVVTEIQVNHNGNSESDLYSDKEDEVTAAPEPEPVAEPEPAPVVVERPVRSRGKTPVTTRTRSSQHNTREQLMDEEDDDDEDPVLIVKRRSRRLSHRTIVPEDLRFVLTDQVQLESNREVHHRLEHPARAEPPSTSSRPAQLPQSPAGESLTRSVRERSVVSKPRLDQPENVCRALGSPRLKLHEEEMRLHPPKSSKDSPHRPAALLNTALLEEPEPAVEHCVTPLRPAARSAFYKSKSLPEEHSPQLAAKPSRPSSPLVQLTKIDPVTFSPMCNISPIKNQESHWSVSEQFGCQSGGGSAAGEERVPPDVPLHKRRQQKISSFLSTCSPVKTPSCTSALSKQQLVRQVEKIAASDQTPKVEENDVLKELFTNNINSPTGISATCRRPIRGAAGRPVKSSDLWNDENYYFSPKTTKTSSNSCSYTESRTLNRVSSLPPSTSSTSSSSSISSFSTSSRLLSAAPPAGQTKAARRSVSLWIKLFLLAIVAAFLFLVYQAMETNTINPFAGSETEVTSESTA, from the exons ATGCCGGAGTATCTGGAAGACCCGTCTTCGCTCACCAAGGACAAGCTGAAGAGCGAGCTGCTGGCCCACAACGTGGAGCTTCCGAGCGGCAACCCGACCAAGGACGTGTACGTGCAGCTGTATCTGAAGAACCTGACTGCTCAGAACAAGCAGCGTGTTACGGCCGCGACTCTGGACGCCTTTTCCAGCGATGAGGAGCTGCCGCCGCCCGTCGTCTCCAGCAGAAGTCGCTCCTCCGGCAGA AAAGCCACCAGGAAAACAGACAAGGTTCGGCCAGATGAGCTGGACGTGACTCTGCTGAGCGACGAGGGCCTGAGGGACGAGCTGTTCAAGCACGGGGTGGACGTAGGGCCCATTGTCG CATCCACCCGAAAGCTGTACGAGAAGAAACTGCAGAAGCTGCTGGATGACGGTCCTGCACAGCCAGCGAAGCCGCTGCTGGTCGTCACGGAGATTCAAGTCAACCACAACGGCAACTCCGAATCAGACCTGTACAGTGACAAGGAGGACG AGGTGACAGCAGCACCAGAACCAGAACCCGTGGCAGAACCTGAACCGGCTCCGGTGGTGGTGGAGAGGCCAGTGAGGAGCCGAGGGAAGACTCCCGTCACCACCCGCACCCGCAGCAGCCAGCACAACACG agagagcAGTTGATggatgaggaagatgatgatgatgaagaccCTGTCCTGATAGTAAAGCGCAGATCCAGGAGGTTATCCCATAGAACG ATAGTGCCTGAGGATCTCAGGTTTGTATTGACAGATCAGGTTCAGTTGGAGTCTAACAGAGAAGTTCACCACAGGCTGGAGCATCCAGCTCGGGCTGAACCACCCTCCACCTCGTCCAGACCTGCTCAG ctGCCTCAGAGTCCAGCAGGAGAATCTCTGACCCgtagtgtgagagagaggagtgtgGTCAGCAAACCCAGGCTCGACCAACCAGAGAATGTCTGCAGAGCTCTTGGGAGCCCCCGCCTGAAG CTTCATGAGGAAGAAATGAGGCTGCATCCTCCCAAATCTAGCAAGGATTCTCCTCACAGGCCAGCCGCTCTTCTCAACACCGCTCTACTCGAG GAACCCGAGCCAGCAGTAGAACACTGTGTCACACCTCTGAGACCAGCAGCTAGG TCTGCTTTCTACAAGTCAAAGAGCCTGCCTGAAGAGCACAGTCCACAGCTGGCTGCCAAGCCATCCAGGCCTTCATCTCCTTTGGTTCAACTCACCAAAATTGACCCAGTGACGTTTAGCCCAATGTGTAACATCTCACCCATTAAGAACCAGGAGTCCCACTGGTCTGTGTCAGAGCAGTTTGGATGTCAGTCTGGCGGTGGCTCTGCAGCAGGG GAGGAGCGTGTCCCTCCAGATGTCCCGCTGCATAAAAGGAGGCAGCAGAAAATCTCCAGCTTCCTGTCCACGTGCAGCCCCGTGAAGACGCCCAGCTGCACGTCCGCTCTGTCCAAGCAACAGCTAGTCAGACAG gtGGAGAAGATCGCAGCCAGCGACCAAACCCCCAAAGTGGAAGAGAATGATGTTCTGAAAGAGCTGTTCACCAACAACATCAACAGTCCCACAGGAATCAG cGCCACCTGTCGACGACCCATCCGAGGAGCCGCCGGTCGCCCGGTGAAGTCCAGCGACCTCTGGAACGACGAAAACTACTACTTCTCTCCAAAAACCACCAAGACCAGCAGCAACTCCTGCTCCTACACCGAGAGCCGCACCCTCAACAGAGTCAGCAGCCtgcccccctccacctcctctacctcctcctcctcctccatctcctctttctccacctcctccaggCTCCTGTCCGCAGCGCCTCCCGCAGGTCAGACCAAAGCGGCGCGTCGCAGCGTGTCTCTGTGGATAAAGCTCTTCCTGCTGGCCATCGTGGCTGCTTTCCTCTTCCTGGTTTACCAAGCCATGGAGACCAACACGATCAACCCGTTCGCAGGCTCAGAAACAGAAGTGACCAGTGAGAGCACAGCGTAG
- the tmpoa gene encoding thymopoietin a isoform X2, with product MPEYLEDPSSLTKDKLKSELLAHNVELPSGNPTKDVYVQLYLKNLTAQNKQRVTAATLDAFSSDEELPPPVVSSRSRSSGRKATRKTDKVRPDELDVTLLSDEGLRDELFKHGVDVGPIVASTRKLYEKKLQKLLDDGPAQPAKPLLVVTEIQVNHNGNSESDLYSDKEDEVTAAPEPEPVAEPEPAPVVVERPVRSRGKTPVTTRTRSSQHNTIVPEDLRFVLTDQVQLESNREVHHRLEHPARAEPPSTSSRPAQLPQSPAGESLTRSVRERSVVSKPRLDQPENVCRALGSPRLKLHEEEMRLHPPKSSKDSPHRPAALLNTALLEEPEPAVEHCVTPLRPAARSAFYKSKSLPEEHSPQLAAKPSRPSSPLVQLTKIDPVTFSPMCNISPIKNQESHWSVSEQFGCQSGGGSAAGEERVPPDVPLHKRRQQKISSFLSTCSPVKTPSCTSALSKQQLVRQVEKIAASDQTPKVEENDVLKELFTNNINSPTGISATCRRPIRGAAGRPVKSSDLWNDENYYFSPKTTKTSSNSCSYTESRTLNRVSSLPPSTSSTSSSSSISSFSTSSRLLSAAPPAGQTKAARRSVSLWIKLFLLAIVAAFLFLVYQAMETNTINPFAGSETEVTSESTA from the exons ATGCCGGAGTATCTGGAAGACCCGTCTTCGCTCACCAAGGACAAGCTGAAGAGCGAGCTGCTGGCCCACAACGTGGAGCTTCCGAGCGGCAACCCGACCAAGGACGTGTACGTGCAGCTGTATCTGAAGAACCTGACTGCTCAGAACAAGCAGCGTGTTACGGCCGCGACTCTGGACGCCTTTTCCAGCGATGAGGAGCTGCCGCCGCCCGTCGTCTCCAGCAGAAGTCGCTCCTCCGGCAGA AAAGCCACCAGGAAAACAGACAAGGTTCGGCCAGATGAGCTGGACGTGACTCTGCTGAGCGACGAGGGCCTGAGGGACGAGCTGTTCAAGCACGGGGTGGACGTAGGGCCCATTGTCG CATCCACCCGAAAGCTGTACGAGAAGAAACTGCAGAAGCTGCTGGATGACGGTCCTGCACAGCCAGCGAAGCCGCTGCTGGTCGTCACGGAGATTCAAGTCAACCACAACGGCAACTCCGAATCAGACCTGTACAGTGACAAGGAGGACG AGGTGACAGCAGCACCAGAACCAGAACCCGTGGCAGAACCTGAACCGGCTCCGGTGGTGGTGGAGAGGCCAGTGAGGAGCCGAGGGAAGACTCCCGTCACCACCCGCACCCGCAGCAGCCAGCACAACACG ATAGTGCCTGAGGATCTCAGGTTTGTATTGACAGATCAGGTTCAGTTGGAGTCTAACAGAGAAGTTCACCACAGGCTGGAGCATCCAGCTCGGGCTGAACCACCCTCCACCTCGTCCAGACCTGCTCAG ctGCCTCAGAGTCCAGCAGGAGAATCTCTGACCCgtagtgtgagagagaggagtgtgGTCAGCAAACCCAGGCTCGACCAACCAGAGAATGTCTGCAGAGCTCTTGGGAGCCCCCGCCTGAAG CTTCATGAGGAAGAAATGAGGCTGCATCCTCCCAAATCTAGCAAGGATTCTCCTCACAGGCCAGCCGCTCTTCTCAACACCGCTCTACTCGAG GAACCCGAGCCAGCAGTAGAACACTGTGTCACACCTCTGAGACCAGCAGCTAGG TCTGCTTTCTACAAGTCAAAGAGCCTGCCTGAAGAGCACAGTCCACAGCTGGCTGCCAAGCCATCCAGGCCTTCATCTCCTTTGGTTCAACTCACCAAAATTGACCCAGTGACGTTTAGCCCAATGTGTAACATCTCACCCATTAAGAACCAGGAGTCCCACTGGTCTGTGTCAGAGCAGTTTGGATGTCAGTCTGGCGGTGGCTCTGCAGCAGGG GAGGAGCGTGTCCCTCCAGATGTCCCGCTGCATAAAAGGAGGCAGCAGAAAATCTCCAGCTTCCTGTCCACGTGCAGCCCCGTGAAGACGCCCAGCTGCACGTCCGCTCTGTCCAAGCAACAGCTAGTCAGACAG gtGGAGAAGATCGCAGCCAGCGACCAAACCCCCAAAGTGGAAGAGAATGATGTTCTGAAAGAGCTGTTCACCAACAACATCAACAGTCCCACAGGAATCAG cGCCACCTGTCGACGACCCATCCGAGGAGCCGCCGGTCGCCCGGTGAAGTCCAGCGACCTCTGGAACGACGAAAACTACTACTTCTCTCCAAAAACCACCAAGACCAGCAGCAACTCCTGCTCCTACACCGAGAGCCGCACCCTCAACAGAGTCAGCAGCCtgcccccctccacctcctctacctcctcctcctcctccatctcctctttctccacctcctccaggCTCCTGTCCGCAGCGCCTCCCGCAGGTCAGACCAAAGCGGCGCGTCGCAGCGTGTCTCTGTGGATAAAGCTCTTCCTGCTGGCCATCGTGGCTGCTTTCCTCTTCCTGGTTTACCAAGCCATGGAGACCAACACGATCAACCCGTTCGCAGGCTCAGAAACAGAAGTGACCAGTGAGAGCACAGCGTAG
- the tmpoa gene encoding thymopoietin a isoform X3 codes for MPEYLEDPSSLTKDKLKSELLAHNVELPSGNPTKDVYVQLYLKNLTAQNKQRVTAATLDAFSSDEELPPPVVSSRSRSSGRKATRKTDKVRPDELDVTLLSDEGLRDELFKHGVDVGPIVASTRKLYEKKLQKLLDDGPAQPAKPLLVVTEIQVNHNGNSESDLYSDKEDEVTAAPEPEPVAEPEPAPVVVERPVRSRGKTPVTTRTRSSQHNTREQLMDEEDDDDEDPVLIVKRRSRRLSHRTIVPEDLRFVLTDQVQLESNREVHHRLEHPARAEPPSTSSRPAQLPQSPAGESLTRSVRERSVVSKPRLDQPENVCRALGSPRLKEPEPAVEHCVTPLRPAARSAFYKSKSLPEEHSPQLAAKPSRPSSPLVQLTKIDPVTFSPMCNISPIKNQESHWSVSEQFGCQSGGGSAAGEERVPPDVPLHKRRQQKISSFLSTCSPVKTPSCTSALSKQQLVRQVEKIAASDQTPKVEENDVLKELFTNNINSPTGISATCRRPIRGAAGRPVKSSDLWNDENYYFSPKTTKTSSNSCSYTESRTLNRVSSLPPSTSSTSSSSSISSFSTSSRLLSAAPPAGQTKAARRSVSLWIKLFLLAIVAAFLFLVYQAMETNTINPFAGSETEVTSESTA; via the exons ATGCCGGAGTATCTGGAAGACCCGTCTTCGCTCACCAAGGACAAGCTGAAGAGCGAGCTGCTGGCCCACAACGTGGAGCTTCCGAGCGGCAACCCGACCAAGGACGTGTACGTGCAGCTGTATCTGAAGAACCTGACTGCTCAGAACAAGCAGCGTGTTACGGCCGCGACTCTGGACGCCTTTTCCAGCGATGAGGAGCTGCCGCCGCCCGTCGTCTCCAGCAGAAGTCGCTCCTCCGGCAGA AAAGCCACCAGGAAAACAGACAAGGTTCGGCCAGATGAGCTGGACGTGACTCTGCTGAGCGACGAGGGCCTGAGGGACGAGCTGTTCAAGCACGGGGTGGACGTAGGGCCCATTGTCG CATCCACCCGAAAGCTGTACGAGAAGAAACTGCAGAAGCTGCTGGATGACGGTCCTGCACAGCCAGCGAAGCCGCTGCTGGTCGTCACGGAGATTCAAGTCAACCACAACGGCAACTCCGAATCAGACCTGTACAGTGACAAGGAGGACG AGGTGACAGCAGCACCAGAACCAGAACCCGTGGCAGAACCTGAACCGGCTCCGGTGGTGGTGGAGAGGCCAGTGAGGAGCCGAGGGAAGACTCCCGTCACCACCCGCACCCGCAGCAGCCAGCACAACACG agagagcAGTTGATggatgaggaagatgatgatgatgaagaccCTGTCCTGATAGTAAAGCGCAGATCCAGGAGGTTATCCCATAGAACG ATAGTGCCTGAGGATCTCAGGTTTGTATTGACAGATCAGGTTCAGTTGGAGTCTAACAGAGAAGTTCACCACAGGCTGGAGCATCCAGCTCGGGCTGAACCACCCTCCACCTCGTCCAGACCTGCTCAG ctGCCTCAGAGTCCAGCAGGAGAATCTCTGACCCgtagtgtgagagagaggagtgtgGTCAGCAAACCCAGGCTCGACCAACCAGAGAATGTCTGCAGAGCTCTTGGGAGCCCCCGCCTGAAG GAACCCGAGCCAGCAGTAGAACACTGTGTCACACCTCTGAGACCAGCAGCTAGG TCTGCTTTCTACAAGTCAAAGAGCCTGCCTGAAGAGCACAGTCCACAGCTGGCTGCCAAGCCATCCAGGCCTTCATCTCCTTTGGTTCAACTCACCAAAATTGACCCAGTGACGTTTAGCCCAATGTGTAACATCTCACCCATTAAGAACCAGGAGTCCCACTGGTCTGTGTCAGAGCAGTTTGGATGTCAGTCTGGCGGTGGCTCTGCAGCAGGG GAGGAGCGTGTCCCTCCAGATGTCCCGCTGCATAAAAGGAGGCAGCAGAAAATCTCCAGCTTCCTGTCCACGTGCAGCCCCGTGAAGACGCCCAGCTGCACGTCCGCTCTGTCCAAGCAACAGCTAGTCAGACAG gtGGAGAAGATCGCAGCCAGCGACCAAACCCCCAAAGTGGAAGAGAATGATGTTCTGAAAGAGCTGTTCACCAACAACATCAACAGTCCCACAGGAATCAG cGCCACCTGTCGACGACCCATCCGAGGAGCCGCCGGTCGCCCGGTGAAGTCCAGCGACCTCTGGAACGACGAAAACTACTACTTCTCTCCAAAAACCACCAAGACCAGCAGCAACTCCTGCTCCTACACCGAGAGCCGCACCCTCAACAGAGTCAGCAGCCtgcccccctccacctcctctacctcctcctcctcctccatctcctctttctccacctcctccaggCTCCTGTCCGCAGCGCCTCCCGCAGGTCAGACCAAAGCGGCGCGTCGCAGCGTGTCTCTGTGGATAAAGCTCTTCCTGCTGGCCATCGTGGCTGCTTTCCTCTTCCTGGTTTACCAAGCCATGGAGACCAACACGATCAACCCGTTCGCAGGCTCAGAAACAGAAGTGACCAGTGAGAGCACAGCGTAG
- the tmpoa gene encoding thymopoietin a isoform X5 produces MPEYLEDPSSLTKDKLKSELLAHNVELPSGNPTKDVYVQLYLKNLTAQNKQRVTAATLDAFSSDEELPPPVVSSRSRSSGRKATRKTDKVRPDELDVTLLSDEGLRDELFKHGVDVGPIVASTRKLYEKKLQKLLDDGPAQPAKPLLVVTEIQVNHNGNSESDLYSDKEDEVTAAPEPEPVAEPEPAPVVVERPVRSRGKTPVTTRTRSSQHNTLPQSPAGESLTRSVRERSVVSKPRLDQPENVCRALGSPRLKLHEEEMRLHPPKSSKDSPHRPAALLNTALLEEPEPAVEHCVTPLRPAARSAFYKSKSLPEEHSPQLAAKPSRPSSPLVQLTKIDPVTFSPMCNISPIKNQESHWSVSEQFGCQSGGGSAAGEERVPPDVPLHKRRQQKISSFLSTCSPVKTPSCTSALSKQQLVRQVEKIAASDQTPKVEENDVLKELFTNNINSPTGISATCRRPIRGAAGRPVKSSDLWNDENYYFSPKTTKTSSNSCSYTESRTLNRVSSLPPSTSSTSSSSSISSFSTSSRLLSAAPPAGQTKAARRSVSLWIKLFLLAIVAAFLFLVYQAMETNTINPFAGSETEVTSESTA; encoded by the exons ATGCCGGAGTATCTGGAAGACCCGTCTTCGCTCACCAAGGACAAGCTGAAGAGCGAGCTGCTGGCCCACAACGTGGAGCTTCCGAGCGGCAACCCGACCAAGGACGTGTACGTGCAGCTGTATCTGAAGAACCTGACTGCTCAGAACAAGCAGCGTGTTACGGCCGCGACTCTGGACGCCTTTTCCAGCGATGAGGAGCTGCCGCCGCCCGTCGTCTCCAGCAGAAGTCGCTCCTCCGGCAGA AAAGCCACCAGGAAAACAGACAAGGTTCGGCCAGATGAGCTGGACGTGACTCTGCTGAGCGACGAGGGCCTGAGGGACGAGCTGTTCAAGCACGGGGTGGACGTAGGGCCCATTGTCG CATCCACCCGAAAGCTGTACGAGAAGAAACTGCAGAAGCTGCTGGATGACGGTCCTGCACAGCCAGCGAAGCCGCTGCTGGTCGTCACGGAGATTCAAGTCAACCACAACGGCAACTCCGAATCAGACCTGTACAGTGACAAGGAGGACG AGGTGACAGCAGCACCAGAACCAGAACCCGTGGCAGAACCTGAACCGGCTCCGGTGGTGGTGGAGAGGCCAGTGAGGAGCCGAGGGAAGACTCCCGTCACCACCCGCACCCGCAGCAGCCAGCACAACACG ctGCCTCAGAGTCCAGCAGGAGAATCTCTGACCCgtagtgtgagagagaggagtgtgGTCAGCAAACCCAGGCTCGACCAACCAGAGAATGTCTGCAGAGCTCTTGGGAGCCCCCGCCTGAAG CTTCATGAGGAAGAAATGAGGCTGCATCCTCCCAAATCTAGCAAGGATTCTCCTCACAGGCCAGCCGCTCTTCTCAACACCGCTCTACTCGAG GAACCCGAGCCAGCAGTAGAACACTGTGTCACACCTCTGAGACCAGCAGCTAGG TCTGCTTTCTACAAGTCAAAGAGCCTGCCTGAAGAGCACAGTCCACAGCTGGCTGCCAAGCCATCCAGGCCTTCATCTCCTTTGGTTCAACTCACCAAAATTGACCCAGTGACGTTTAGCCCAATGTGTAACATCTCACCCATTAAGAACCAGGAGTCCCACTGGTCTGTGTCAGAGCAGTTTGGATGTCAGTCTGGCGGTGGCTCTGCAGCAGGG GAGGAGCGTGTCCCTCCAGATGTCCCGCTGCATAAAAGGAGGCAGCAGAAAATCTCCAGCTTCCTGTCCACGTGCAGCCCCGTGAAGACGCCCAGCTGCACGTCCGCTCTGTCCAAGCAACAGCTAGTCAGACAG gtGGAGAAGATCGCAGCCAGCGACCAAACCCCCAAAGTGGAAGAGAATGATGTTCTGAAAGAGCTGTTCACCAACAACATCAACAGTCCCACAGGAATCAG cGCCACCTGTCGACGACCCATCCGAGGAGCCGCCGGTCGCCCGGTGAAGTCCAGCGACCTCTGGAACGACGAAAACTACTACTTCTCTCCAAAAACCACCAAGACCAGCAGCAACTCCTGCTCCTACACCGAGAGCCGCACCCTCAACAGAGTCAGCAGCCtgcccccctccacctcctctacctcctcctcctcctccatctcctctttctccacctcctccaggCTCCTGTCCGCAGCGCCTCCCGCAGGTCAGACCAAAGCGGCGCGTCGCAGCGTGTCTCTGTGGATAAAGCTCTTCCTGCTGGCCATCGTGGCTGCTTTCCTCTTCCTGGTTTACCAAGCCATGGAGACCAACACGATCAACCCGTTCGCAGGCTCAGAAACAGAAGTGACCAGTGAGAGCACAGCGTAG
- the tmpoa gene encoding thymopoietin a isoform X7 has translation MPEYLEDPSSLTKDKLKSELLAHNVELPSGNPTKDVYVQLYLKNLTAQNKQRVTAATLDAFSSDEELPPPVVSSRSRSSGRKATRKTDKVRPDELDVTLLSDEGLRDELFKHGVDVGPIVASTRKLYEKKLQKLLDDGPAQPAKPLLVVTEIQVNHNGNSESDLYSDKEDEVTAAPEPEPVAEPEPAPVVVERPVRSRGKTPVTTRTRSSQHNTREQLMDEEDDDDEDPVLIVKRRSRRLSHRTIVPEDLRFVLTDQVQLESNREVHHRLEHPARAEPPSTSSRPAQLPQSPAGESLTRSVRERSVVSKPRLDQPENVCRALGSPRLKVEKIAASDQTPKVEENDVLKELFTNNINSPTGISATCRRPIRGAAGRPVKSSDLWNDENYYFSPKTTKTSSNSCSYTESRTLNRVSSLPPSTSSTSSSSSISSFSTSSRLLSAAPPAGQTKAARRSVSLWIKLFLLAIVAAFLFLVYQAMETNTINPFAGSETEVTSESTA, from the exons ATGCCGGAGTATCTGGAAGACCCGTCTTCGCTCACCAAGGACAAGCTGAAGAGCGAGCTGCTGGCCCACAACGTGGAGCTTCCGAGCGGCAACCCGACCAAGGACGTGTACGTGCAGCTGTATCTGAAGAACCTGACTGCTCAGAACAAGCAGCGTGTTACGGCCGCGACTCTGGACGCCTTTTCCAGCGATGAGGAGCTGCCGCCGCCCGTCGTCTCCAGCAGAAGTCGCTCCTCCGGCAGA AAAGCCACCAGGAAAACAGACAAGGTTCGGCCAGATGAGCTGGACGTGACTCTGCTGAGCGACGAGGGCCTGAGGGACGAGCTGTTCAAGCACGGGGTGGACGTAGGGCCCATTGTCG CATCCACCCGAAAGCTGTACGAGAAGAAACTGCAGAAGCTGCTGGATGACGGTCCTGCACAGCCAGCGAAGCCGCTGCTGGTCGTCACGGAGATTCAAGTCAACCACAACGGCAACTCCGAATCAGACCTGTACAGTGACAAGGAGGACG AGGTGACAGCAGCACCAGAACCAGAACCCGTGGCAGAACCTGAACCGGCTCCGGTGGTGGTGGAGAGGCCAGTGAGGAGCCGAGGGAAGACTCCCGTCACCACCCGCACCCGCAGCAGCCAGCACAACACG agagagcAGTTGATggatgaggaagatgatgatgatgaagaccCTGTCCTGATAGTAAAGCGCAGATCCAGGAGGTTATCCCATAGAACG ATAGTGCCTGAGGATCTCAGGTTTGTATTGACAGATCAGGTTCAGTTGGAGTCTAACAGAGAAGTTCACCACAGGCTGGAGCATCCAGCTCGGGCTGAACCACCCTCCACCTCGTCCAGACCTGCTCAG ctGCCTCAGAGTCCAGCAGGAGAATCTCTGACCCgtagtgtgagagagaggagtgtgGTCAGCAAACCCAGGCTCGACCAACCAGAGAATGTCTGCAGAGCTCTTGGGAGCCCCCGCCTGAAG gtGGAGAAGATCGCAGCCAGCGACCAAACCCCCAAAGTGGAAGAGAATGATGTTCTGAAAGAGCTGTTCACCAACAACATCAACAGTCCCACAGGAATCAG cGCCACCTGTCGACGACCCATCCGAGGAGCCGCCGGTCGCCCGGTGAAGTCCAGCGACCTCTGGAACGACGAAAACTACTACTTCTCTCCAAAAACCACCAAGACCAGCAGCAACTCCTGCTCCTACACCGAGAGCCGCACCCTCAACAGAGTCAGCAGCCtgcccccctccacctcctctacctcctcctcctcctccatctcctctttctccacctcctccaggCTCCTGTCCGCAGCGCCTCCCGCAGGTCAGACCAAAGCGGCGCGTCGCAGCGTGTCTCTGTGGATAAAGCTCTTCCTGCTGGCCATCGTGGCTGCTTTCCTCTTCCTGGTTTACCAAGCCATGGAGACCAACACGATCAACCCGTTCGCAGGCTCAGAAACAGAAGTGACCAGTGAGAGCACAGCGTAG
- the tmpoa gene encoding thymopoietin a isoform X8, with amino-acid sequence MPEYLEDPSSLTKDKLKSELLAHNVELPSGNPTKDVYVQLYLKNLTAQNKQRVTAATLDAFSSDEELPPPVVSSRSRSSGRKATRKTDKVRPDELDVTLLSDEGLRDELFKHGVDVGPIVASTRKLYEKKLQKLLDDGPAQPAKPLLVVTEIQVNHNGNSESDLYSDKEDEVTAAPEPEPVAEPEPAPVVVERPVRSRGKTPVTTRTRSSQHNTEERVPPDVPLHKRRQQKISSFLSTCSPVKTPSCTSALSKQQLVRQVEKIAASDQTPKVEENDVLKELFTNNINSPTGISATCRRPIRGAAGRPVKSSDLWNDENYYFSPKTTKTSSNSCSYTESRTLNRVSSLPPSTSSTSSSSSISSFSTSSRLLSAAPPAGQTKAARRSVSLWIKLFLLAIVAAFLFLVYQAMETNTINPFAGSETEVTSESTA; translated from the exons ATGCCGGAGTATCTGGAAGACCCGTCTTCGCTCACCAAGGACAAGCTGAAGAGCGAGCTGCTGGCCCACAACGTGGAGCTTCCGAGCGGCAACCCGACCAAGGACGTGTACGTGCAGCTGTATCTGAAGAACCTGACTGCTCAGAACAAGCAGCGTGTTACGGCCGCGACTCTGGACGCCTTTTCCAGCGATGAGGAGCTGCCGCCGCCCGTCGTCTCCAGCAGAAGTCGCTCCTCCGGCAGA AAAGCCACCAGGAAAACAGACAAGGTTCGGCCAGATGAGCTGGACGTGACTCTGCTGAGCGACGAGGGCCTGAGGGACGAGCTGTTCAAGCACGGGGTGGACGTAGGGCCCATTGTCG CATCCACCCGAAAGCTGTACGAGAAGAAACTGCAGAAGCTGCTGGATGACGGTCCTGCACAGCCAGCGAAGCCGCTGCTGGTCGTCACGGAGATTCAAGTCAACCACAACGGCAACTCCGAATCAGACCTGTACAGTGACAAGGAGGACG AGGTGACAGCAGCACCAGAACCAGAACCCGTGGCAGAACCTGAACCGGCTCCGGTGGTGGTGGAGAGGCCAGTGAGGAGCCGAGGGAAGACTCCCGTCACCACCCGCACCCGCAGCAGCCAGCACAACACG GAGGAGCGTGTCCCTCCAGATGTCCCGCTGCATAAAAGGAGGCAGCAGAAAATCTCCAGCTTCCTGTCCACGTGCAGCCCCGTGAAGACGCCCAGCTGCACGTCCGCTCTGTCCAAGCAACAGCTAGTCAGACAG gtGGAGAAGATCGCAGCCAGCGACCAAACCCCCAAAGTGGAAGAGAATGATGTTCTGAAAGAGCTGTTCACCAACAACATCAACAGTCCCACAGGAATCAG cGCCACCTGTCGACGACCCATCCGAGGAGCCGCCGGTCGCCCGGTGAAGTCCAGCGACCTCTGGAACGACGAAAACTACTACTTCTCTCCAAAAACCACCAAGACCAGCAGCAACTCCTGCTCCTACACCGAGAGCCGCACCCTCAACAGAGTCAGCAGCCtgcccccctccacctcctctacctcctcctcctcctccatctcctctttctccacctcctccaggCTCCTGTCCGCAGCGCCTCCCGCAGGTCAGACCAAAGCGGCGCGTCGCAGCGTGTCTCTGTGGATAAAGCTCTTCCTGCTGGCCATCGTGGCTGCTTTCCTCTTCCTGGTTTACCAAGCCATGGAGACCAACACGATCAACCCGTTCGCAGGCTCAGAAACAGAAGTGACCAGTGAGAGCACAGCGTAG